The DNA window CAAACTGGTTATTTTGTATGATAAAGACTGCCGGCGCCTGGTAGGCTCCTGCAAAATTGATACCCTCGTAAAAATCGCCCTGCGACGTTCCACCGTCGCCGATATACGTAAAGGCAACGCGTTTTTCCTTTTTCAACTTGAACGCAAGCGCCACGCCCGCTGCTTGCACAATCTGCGCGCCGATAATGATCTGCGGCATCAGAACGTTGACGCCTTCGGGCATTTGACCGCCGTGAACGTGTCCGCGCGAATAGAGAAACGCTTGGTACATCGGCCACCCATGCCAGACGGCCTGCGGCACATCGCGGTAGCTCGGAAGCAGAAAATCTTCTTTTGACGTAGCCGCCTCACTGCCAATCATGGAGGCTTCTTGGCCTGCGACAGGCGCATAAAAGCCGAGACGCCCCTGACGTGTCAATTTAATAGCCCTTTGATCCCAAATGCGAGTAAACACCATTTTGCGCATGATCGCGCGAAGTTCATCATGGGAAAGTTGCGGCAACAACGCTTCGTTGACGACATGACCATCCACATCGAGAATCTGCAACATATCATTTGGCGCGTTAAGCACTGAACTCAAGGGAAATCCCCCCAACGTCTTCGGATTTTCCATCGTGTGAAACAGATGATGATCATAGTATAATACAGTTCAGGTAATCTTGCGAATATCTTTTTTAAAGGCGTGAGGAAAATGGCTCAAAATGAAGGTTTATCAAGAAAAGTGGTCTCTCACACCGTCGCCAGCCAGGCGTTGCACGAGGCGCGCGATTTGAAGGTTTACATTCCACCGGGTGGAGAAAACGCGAAATACCCTGTCCTCTATTGCCACGATGGCCGGGAATTTTTTACACACGGGAGGATCGCAACAATCGCGCACCGACTGATTACAAGCGGACAACTCCAGCCGATGTACATCGTCGGGATGGCCGTAAATCCCGCTCATCGGACAGATGACTACGCGTATCACGGAAAACGGGGCGCCGCGTATGATGAGTTTGTCCTAAACGAATGCGTTCCTTTCATCGAAGATCTCTATCCGGTCGACCAAGAGGAGCGCTACATGGCAGGCGTGTCGCTTGGCGCCGCAGCCACCTTGCGCATTTTCGCAAGTGATGATGAAGCCTTTTCAAAAATGCTGCTTTTTTCAGGAGCCTTTTACGAGGACGTCCTTCACGCAATCGATCGCGAGGCGCTGCTTTTCTCGTCCGCAGCGTACTGGATGTGTGTCGGGGAGCAAGAAACAGAGGTGAATACGCCGTCAGGCACGTACAATTTCTTGGCAGCCAGCAGAGACGCCGCCACACGCCTGCGTGCAATCCAAGCAAACGTGACATACCGCGAGGCGCCCGGACAACATTTGTGGGGATTCTGGCAATCTCAGCTTCCTGACGCGCTGGTTTGGCTTAACAAATAAGGCGCTGCGTACAGGAAGCCCGCCACCCTTTGCGTGGAGCGTAACTCATGGCGTGTGGCAAAGCAGCTCTTTCGCTGAGGCACAATGCACCGAGGGGTTCTGCTCCCTTTTTGAACTGCCGCATGTCATTCATGTTCAAAAAGGGGCAGGCAAGATTCAGCCTTAAAAATCAGAGACTTGAACCAATTGCTTCCCGATATTATCCCCCCGGAACAGCCCAAGAAACGCATCCACCGCGTGTTCGAGGCCATGGACGATTGTCTCGCGGTTTTTGATCCGCCCTTCGCGGTACCATATCGCCAGATCGTGTATGGCCTCATCGTGACAGTGCGCGTAATCACTCACGATGAACCCCTTCATCAGTGCGCTGCGAATTAACAGGAGCGTCTGCGGGCGTGGACCAAGATCCGGCTTCTCCAGATTGTACTCTGCGATCTGTCCGCACAGAATAATGCGTGCCCCTTTGTTGATGCGCTGCATTACATCATCGCTGAGAGATCCGCCGACGTTGTCAAAGTAGATGTCCACACCATCTTTACACACGTTTCGCAGCGCTTCACGCATCGAAGATTCCGTTTTGTAATTGATCGTTTCATCAAATCCACACTCATCTTTAAGATACTGCGTCTTCTCATCGCTTCCCGCGATCCCTACCACTCGGCACCCTTTTAACTTGGCAATCTGACCTGCGATCATCCCCACGGCACCCGCCGCGCCAGACACGACCACCGTTTCGCCAGCTTTTGGCTCGCCGATCTTCAAAAGACCGCAATACGCCGTGAGTCCCGGCATGCCAAGGACGCCAAGCGCCAAGCTTTTAGGCGCGAGCGATGGATCAAGTTTGCGCAGGTGTTTGCCATTCACGCGCGAGTAATCCTGCCATCCGAGCATGCCAAGAACCATGTCACCTTCTGCAAACGCGTTGTGGCGTGAAGCCACGACGCGCCCCACAACACCTCCTTGCAAAACCTCGCCAAGCGCAAATGGCGGAACGTAGGATTTAGTGTCATTCATCCGCCCTCGCATATAGGGATCGACGGACAGATAAACCGTCCGCACAACTACCTCCCCCTCGCCCGGAGTCGGTATCGCCTCTTCACGCCATGCAAACGAATCCATTTTCGGCAAACCCTCAGGGCGTTTTACAAAAATCACTTGTCGATTCATCACTGTATAAAGCCCCCCGTTTACGATCTAGCCATCTCTTACGCAACCCACTATACTACATGTAATAAAGAAGTGAATCTTAGGAGTGAGTTCATTGAAACGTATCATGCGACACGACGAAATCCCCTTGGTTTCCACGTACTCTATCGTCGCTTACGATGAAGCGACCGCCGAGTTGGGCGTTGCGGTCCAATCGAAGTTTTTGGCCGTTGGCGCAGTGGTCCCGCATGCCAGTGCAGGGGTTGGCGCAATCGCCACACAGTCATTTTCCAACACATCATTTGGCCCTCGCAGCCTCGCCGCGTTACAGCTTAAAACCCCGCCCGAGGACGTGCTCGCAGATCTTTTGCGCGATGATCCCGCGCGCGAATTGCGACAGGTTGGCATTGTGAATGCCCGCGGGCAAAGCGCGACATTCACAGGAAAAGACTGTTTTCCGTATGCGGGCGGCATTGCAGAACACGGATTCGCGGCGCAAGGCAACACCCTTCACGGCCCTGACGTGATCGAGGCTATCGCCCAATCGTATCGCTCCTCAAAAGGCCCCCTCGCCGAACGGTTGATCGCAGCGCTGGCGGCCGGCCAAGCAGCAGGCGGAGATCGACGCGGCATGCAGTCTGCTTCACTATTGATTGTAAGGGAAAACGGTGGATACGGCGGATTTAATGATCGCGCAATCGATCTGCGCGTTGACGATCACGACCAACCCATCACAGAACTCGCTCGCCTGCTTACGCTGCACAGACTCTATTTCGAGCGGACACGTAAGGAAGACCGCCTTCCACTCGCAGGGGAGTATCTTGAAGAAGTAACCGTCTCACTGCGCGCCCTTGGCTATCCCCCTGCCCTAGAGCACGACATGGACGCGGTGAAAAAAGCGCTGTTCTCCTACATTGGAACTGAAAACTTTGACGAGCGCTGGAGCGAAGATGCAATCATTGATCGCAAGGTGCTTGAATTCATGAGAAATCAGATAGCCACTCAAAAAAACGGTTCTCACGCATAGAACAGATTCTCACAAAAGAGATGTAAAATTGTAGAATAAAATGGTAAGATGATCTAAGAATTCATTTGATTTGCACAGCTTCTTCTGCTTTGTGACAATCAAGAATTTGTCATACCCATACACGTCTATACGCTTGAGTATGCACAAGAAAACTTTAGATTCGGAAAGCGTGATTCTCTATGAAAACGGACCCCCAGTTTTTGCGGCTTCTGATCGGCAAAGTGTTAAAGGATGACATGATCAGCCAATACGGGTCGATCGTTTTGCCAAGAGATAAAGTGCTTGATGAGGACGATATCCGTAGAGCGATGAAGCATCCCGTACTCTACCAAAGCAAACGCGATGACCCTGATCCATTCAACTATCACAAGACAGTCAACGAAGCGACCGTTCAACTCCAAGAGATCTTTCGCTATGCGCGCCATCACAACCGAATCCCACTCGATGAGGTGCAGCGCAAATTCTGTCCCATGGTACGCGAGATAAGTGCGAACCCCACCTTGAACAAGCTTCTTCAGGCGCTTCAGGCAAAGGATGACTACACCATTCGGCACAGTGTGGCGGTCAGCATCTTGTCGACGCTGATTGCGACATGGCTTGGGGTCAACGACTCTGATCTCGCATCCATCACGCTCGCCGCGACCCTTCACGATATTGGCAAGATGCGCGTATCAGACGATATTCTCAATAAACCCGGAAGACTTACGCAAGAAGAATATGCGGAAATGCAAAAACACACCATCTACGGCTACCAAATGTTAAAAGAGACAGTCGGCGCATCCCACAGGCAGGCCCTGGTCGCACTCCAGCACCATGAGCGCATGGATGGAACAGGTTATCCACTGCACTTGTCCGCTGATCAAATCTCACTCTTTGCGCGCATCGTGTCGATTGCCGACGTCTTTCACGCCATGAGTTCAAAACGGATCTATCACGATGAACTGCCGCTATACCAAGTGCTCGATGAGCTACAGTCTGGAATGTTCGGGAAATTTGATGCGGAGATCGGCAATATGTTTCTCGTGCGCATGATGGAGACGCTGGTTGGTGATGACGTAATTTTGACCGACGGCCGAATCGGCACAATCCTCCTGATCCATCGACACGATCCAGTGCGCCCCTTGTTGCAAATGGAAAATGATTATGTTGATCTGAGCACACAGTATCATTTAAAAATCGCGTCCGTGATTTAATCTAGGCACATTCTCGACAGGTACAAATTTCGGCAGCGATTTCGGCAGCACGCAAGGCAAAACTTCATCAAAACAAACAAAAGCGGCTCTCTCCAACAGTGGGAGAAGCCGCACTCTTACAGGGTTTTTCTGCAATGCCGAGGACGGGACTTGAACCCGTACGGGGTTTCCCCCAGCGGATTTTAAG is part of the Ferroacidibacillus organovorans genome and encodes:
- a CDS encoding HD-GYP domain-containing protein; amino-acid sequence: MKTDPQFLRLLIGKVLKDDMISQYGSIVLPRDKVLDEDDIRRAMKHPVLYQSKRDDPDPFNYHKTVNEATVQLQEIFRYARHHNRIPLDEVQRKFCPMVREISANPTLNKLLQALQAKDDYTIRHSVAVSILSTLIATWLGVNDSDLASITLAATLHDIGKMRVSDDILNKPGRLTQEEYAEMQKHTIYGYQMLKETVGASHRQALVALQHHERMDGTGYPLHLSADQISLFARIVSIADVFHAMSSKRIYHDELPLYQVLDELQSGMFGKFDAEIGNMFLVRMMETLVGDDVILTDGRIGTILLIHRHDPVRPLLQMENDYVDLSTQYHLKIASVI
- a CDS encoding alpha/beta hydrolase — encoded protein: MAQNEGLSRKVVSHTVASQALHEARDLKVYIPPGGENAKYPVLYCHDGREFFTHGRIATIAHRLITSGQLQPMYIVGMAVNPAHRTDDYAYHGKRGAAYDEFVLNECVPFIEDLYPVDQEERYMAGVSLGAAATLRIFASDDEAFSKMLLFSGAFYEDVLHAIDREALLFSSAAYWMCVGEQETEVNTPSGTYNFLAASRDAATRLRAIQANVTYREAPGQHLWGFWQSQLPDALVWLNK
- a CDS encoding NADP-dependent oxidoreductase, which produces MNRQVIFVKRPEGLPKMDSFAWREEAIPTPGEGEVVVRTVYLSVDPYMRGRMNDTKSYVPPFALGEVLQGGVVGRVVASRHNAFAEGDMVLGMLGWQDYSRVNGKHLRKLDPSLAPKSLALGVLGMPGLTAYCGLLKIGEPKAGETVVVSGAAGAVGMIAGQIAKLKGCRVVGIAGSDEKTQYLKDECGFDETINYKTESSMREALRNVCKDGVDIYFDNVGGSLSDDVMQRINKGARIILCGQIAEYNLEKPDLGPRPQTLLLIRSALMKGFIVSDYAHCHDEAIHDLAIWYREGRIKNRETIVHGLEHAVDAFLGLFRGDNIGKQLVQVSDF
- the pdhA gene encoding pyruvate dehydrogenase (acetyl-transferring) E1 component subunit alpha, producing MLQILDVDGHVVNEALLPQLSHDELRAIMRKMVFTRIWDQRAIKLTRQGRLGFYAPVAGQEASMIGSEAATSKEDFLLPSYRDVPQAVWHGWPMYQAFLYSRGHVHGGQMPEGVNVLMPQIIIGAQIVQAAGVALAFKLKKEKRVAFTYIGDGGTSQGDFYEGINFAGAYQAPAVFIIQNNQFAISVPVHLQTAAETLAQKAAAAGIPSERVDGMDVLAVYSATKRAVERARAGEGPSLIESMTFRFGPHTMSGDDPTRYRSKELEESWQRRDPLVRFRAYLEGQSLWSQADEEAVIEEAKTAVSEALAKADAQPKMTVPELIDVMFEQLPDDLRAQRAEFVK
- a CDS encoding DUF1028 domain-containing protein; this encodes MKRIMRHDEIPLVSTYSIVAYDEATAELGVAVQSKFLAVGAVVPHASAGVGAIATQSFSNTSFGPRSLAALQLKTPPEDVLADLLRDDPARELRQVGIVNARGQSATFTGKDCFPYAGGIAEHGFAAQGNTLHGPDVIEAIAQSYRSSKGPLAERLIAALAAGQAAGGDRRGMQSASLLIVRENGGYGGFNDRAIDLRVDDHDQPITELARLLTLHRLYFERTRKEDRLPLAGEYLEEVTVSLRALGYPPALEHDMDAVKKALFSYIGTENFDERWSEDAIIDRKVLEFMRNQIATQKNGSHA